In Hymenobacter sublimis, a single genomic region encodes these proteins:
- a CDS encoding mechanosensitive ion channel family protein, with the protein MTLQEILNYRFLGNNVGAYLTCLGILLFGYAFKTLLSRLLSKLVFRFIRKRTEGVSEQQFQALLIQPVSIVVFFVTIYLAFQVLDYPVRSADITKHEPWPQVALFRLYQIAIITGVAWIGLRLIDFLVLVFRRRAETQVSRLNDQLIPFAKDLLKVLVLTLAFLVMLSKVFGVNVTALIGGLGIGGLAVAFAAKESLENLIASFTIFLDRPFAVGDLVEVGAVTGTVEKVGFRSTRLRTAEKSYVTVPNKSMIDKPLDNLSLRTARRVSFTLALSHTTTSQQLHRIVEEGKLALEENPLVTKEVQIQFAALTPAAKEVTVQYFVETTNYDEYLHVKEQLNYRLVEVVEAAGGAFASTGTTVVQLVGSPS; encoded by the coding sequence ATGACCCTTCAGGAGATTCTGAACTACCGCTTCCTCGGCAACAACGTGGGGGCCTACCTGACGTGCCTGGGCATTTTGCTGTTCGGGTACGCCTTCAAGACGCTGCTTTCGCGCCTGCTTTCCAAGCTGGTATTTCGCTTCATTCGCAAGCGCACGGAGGGCGTTAGTGAGCAGCAGTTTCAGGCCTTGCTGATTCAGCCCGTGTCCATCGTGGTGTTCTTCGTCACGATATACCTAGCCTTTCAGGTCCTGGACTACCCCGTGCGCAGCGCCGACATCACCAAGCACGAGCCCTGGCCCCAGGTGGCGCTGTTTCGGCTCTACCAGATTGCCATTATCACGGGTGTCGCCTGGATTGGGCTGCGGCTGATTGATTTTCTGGTGCTGGTGTTCCGCCGCCGGGCCGAGACGCAAGTTTCCCGCCTCAACGACCAGCTGATTCCCTTCGCTAAAGACCTGCTCAAGGTTCTGGTCCTGACGCTGGCCTTTCTGGTGATGCTCAGCAAGGTGTTCGGGGTCAACGTAACGGCCCTTATTGGGGGTTTGGGTATTGGCGGCCTGGCCGTGGCCTTTGCTGCCAAGGAAAGCCTCGAAAACCTGATTGCCTCCTTCACCATCTTCCTTGATCGGCCCTTCGCGGTCGGCGACCTGGTGGAAGTGGGCGCCGTGACGGGCACCGTGGAGAAGGTTGGCTTCCGGAGCACGCGCCTGCGCACGGCGGAGAAAAGCTACGTCACGGTGCCCAACAAGAGCATGATCGACAAGCCCCTGGACAACCTCTCGCTACGCACGGCCCGGCGCGTAAGCTTCACGTTGGCGTTGAGCCACACTACCACCAGCCAGCAGCTCCACCGCATTGTGGAAGAAGGCAAGCTGGCTCTGGAAGAAAACCCGCTGGTAACCAAGGAGGTGCAGATTCAGTTTGCGGCCCTTACCCCCGCGGCCAAAGAGGTAACCGTGCAGTATTTCGTAGAAACTACAAACTACGACGAGTACCTGCACGTGAAAGAGCAGCTGAATTACCGCCTGGTGGAGGTGGTAGAAGCCGCCGGCGGTGCCTTCGCCAGCACGGGCACCACGGTGGTGCAGCTGGTTGGCTCCCCGAGCTAA